The DNA region GAACAGACCTGCCTCACTGGCGAGCAGCGGGGTCTGCGGGGCGGGCAGCTCGCCGGTGCGGTCGGCCGAGTCGGCACCATCGGTGCTGTCCCCGCTCGCCCCGGCACCATCATTGGCGGCGCCAACCGTCTCGTCACCAGCTGAACTGCAGCTGCCCCGGGCTGGGTCTCCTGCACCGTGGCCATCGGGGGCGGGCCGGGACTCCTCGGGGTTGGTGAGGGCGATCGCCGCCTCCCACCCGAGCGACTCGACGTCCAAGGCCTGTCGGGATCCCAGGGCGAACACTCGTTCGCGCAACTGTGAGGGGCAGCTGCGCGCATTGGGGCAGCGCAAATCCTTGTCGCCGTCCTTCTCGTAGCGCAGCTCGGTGCCGCAGGCTGGGCAATGGGTCGGCATGACGAACTCTCGCTCGGTGCCGTCACGCAGTTCGACGACTGGGCCCAGGATCTCGGGGATGACGTCGCCGGCCTTGCGCAGTACGACGGTGTCACCGATGAGCACCCCCTTGCGTTTGACCTCGAAGCCGTTGTGCAGGGTGGCCATCTCCACGGTGGATCCGGCGACCGTCACGGGTTCCATCACCCCGAAGGGCGTCACCCGGCCGGTGCGCCCCACGTTCACCTGGATGTCGAGCAGCCTGGTGTTGACCTCCTCGGGTGGGTACTTGTAGGCGATGGCCCAGCGCGGTGCCCGTGAGGTGGCTCCCAGCCGTTTCTGGGTGGCCACCTCGTCGATCTTCACGACGACCCCGTCGATCTGGTGACTCGCGTCGTGTCGGTGTTCGCCCCAGTGTGCGATGAAGTCGAAGACCTCGTCAGGAGTGTCGACGAGCTGGTAGTACGGCGAGACGGGCAGCCCCCAGGCAGAGAGTTTCTCGTACATCTGCGCCTGACTCGTGACGTCGAGTCCCTCCACGGCCCCCAGGCCGTGCACGATCATCGACAGTGGACGGGTTGCGGTGACCGAGGAATCCTTCTGACGCAGCGACCCGGCAGCAGCATTGCGTGGATTGGCGAACGGGTTGCGCCCCTGCTCCACCAGGGCGGCGTTGAGACTCTCGAAGTCGGCCACGGGGAAGAACACCTCGCCGCGCACCTCGAGCAGATCGGGCACATCCACACCGCGAAGTCGCGTGGGGATGGCCTTGATGGCTCGTACATTGGCGGTGACGTCCTCCCCGACCCGGCCGTCGCCACGAGTGGCACCGCTCACCAGACGTCCTCGTCGGTACACCAGATCGACGGCGAGCCCATCGATCTTGAGTTCGCAGAGAAGTCGCACCGGTGCGTCGGCAGCTTCGGTGGTGCGAGACAGCCAGGTCGCCATCTCGTCGCGATTGAAGACGTTGTCCAGACTGAGCAACCGCTCCAGGTGCTGCACCGGGGCGAACTCGGTGACCCGCTGAGGTGCCCCGACCCGCTGAGTGGGCGAGTCGGGCACTCGCAGCTCGGGATGGTCATCCTCCAATGACTTGAGGCTGGCCATGAGCTCGTCGTAGGCGGCGTCGGAGATCGTCGGAGCGTCGGAACCGTAGTAGGCGTCCTGGGCGTCGAGGATCTGGCGGACGAGTTGCCCCCAGCGGTGGCGCAGATCGGCCTGTTCGTCGGTGTGCTCCAGGCCAGCGGCGTCCGGCTCGGTGCCGTCAGGTCCAGTGCTCCCAGACCCGGTGGCCTTCGTCATCGCGTCCGCAACTCCCTCGTCGGCAGCTCTTTCGTCCGCCAGCTCGGTGTCCACATGCTCGGTGGGATCAGTCATGCCTCCATTCTTGCGCACTGCAGCGGGGGACATGGTCAGCCCGGCGAGAGCCAGACAGCCGCGCAGAATCATCAGTCGTTCCCCGACCGTCCGGTGCACTTCGTCAAGGTGGTCGTCAGGCGCCACCCTGACATCCACACTTCGTACGTTCGGCAGTTGCTGAATCGTCTGCTGTTCGTGACCAATCGCCCCATCCGACACATGGTGCGCCACCGCGCCCCGATACAGTGAGCAGTATTGAGACTCAACACCGGATGCCCATGTGCTCCGGCTCATGGATGACAGGAAGGCACGATGAACTCGCTCAACATCACCCGCGACGAGGCGCATCGCCGCTCAACGATCGTCACTGCACACAGCTACCGCGTCGTCGTGGATCTGTCTGGCCGGGACCCTCGAGGAGAGGCCTTGGCCGATCCGACCGGCACCTTCGTGTCGTCCTCCACGATCTCATTCTCCAGCACCGGGGGCCAGACCCATGTCGACCTCGTCGCGGACGGGGTGTACGCCGTCGTCCTGGACGGGGTACCACTGGACCCGGCCGCGCACCAGGGCAACCGCTACCCCATCAGCGTCGAGGCCGGCGAGCACTGCCTGACGATCATCGCGCTGTGCCGCTACTCCCACACCGGCGAGGGGCTGCACCGCTTCGTCGACCCCGCCGACGAGCGGGTGTACCTCTACAGTCAGTTCGAGACCGCCGACGCCCGTCGCATGTTCGCCACCTTCGAGCAGCCGGACCAGAAGGCAACTTTCGCACTACAGGTCATCGCGCCGAGTCACTGGGTCGTCGTGTCGAACTCCCCCACCCCCGAACCCGAGGATGGCCCGTACGACGGCATGAGCAGGTGGAGCTTCGCCCCCACCGTGCCGATCGCCACCTACCTCACCGCCCTGGTCGCCGGTGAGTACCACGTCGACCACGGCACCATCACCTCCACCAAGGGTGAGCTGGGGGCCGACATCCTGTGCCGTCAGTCGCTCAAGGAGCATCTGGACGCCGATCGCATTCGTCACATCACCCAGCGCGGGTTCGACGTCTACGAGTCCGAGTTCGACTATGCCTACCCCTTCGAGAAGTACGACCAGTCGTTCGTGCCCGAGTTCAATGCCGGTGCCATGGAGAACGCTGGGTGCGTCACCCACCGCGACGAGTACCTGTTCCGTTCCCGGGTGACGTCGGCAGCCCACCTCAACCGCGACGTGACGATCCTGCACGAGCTGGCACACATGTGGTTCGGCGACCTCGTCACCATGAAGTGGTGGGACGACCTGTGGCTCAACGAGTCCTTCGCCGAGTGGTGCTCCTACCACTGCCGCGCCGTCATCAGCGCCCAGGACGGTGGGGAGGACCCGTGGGTGTCGTTCGCCAACCAGCGCAAGACGTGGGGCTACACCCAGGATCAGCTGCCCACCACGCACCCGATCGCAGCCGACATGGTCGATCTGGACGCCGTGGAGCAGAACTTCGACGGCATCACCTATGCCAAGGGCGCATCGACCCTCAAGCAGCTGGTGGCCTTCGTCGGCCAGGAGAACTTCCTTGCCGGGGTGCACGAGTACTTCGTCGCACACGAATTCGGCAACACCGAGCTCGCCGACCTGCTCACCAAGCTGCACGACGCCTCCGGACGAGACCTCTCCGACTTCACCGACACCTGGCTCAAGACCCCGGGCGTGAACGTCATGCAGGCTGACTTCGACGTCGACGCCCAGGGCAATTTCACTCGGTTCGACGTGGTGCAGAGTGCCTCCGAACGGTTCCCCGTGCTGCGCACCCACCGAATGGGGATCGGCATCTACTCCCTGCGCGATGGTGCCCTGGTGCGTACCGACGGTCTGGAAGTGGACGTCCACGGCGAGCGCACCCCCATCGCGGCCCTGGTCGGCCACCACCGTGGCGACCTCGTCCTGCTCAACGACGGTGACCTCACCTATGCCAAGGTGCGGCTGGACGACGTCTCCCTGGCAACCTTGGAGGCACACATCGACGCCATCACCGACCCGCTGGCCCGCGCCCTGTGCTGGGCCTCGGCATGGGACATGTGCCGGGACGGTGAGATGACGGCCCAGGACTACGTACGTCTCGTGACCACTGGCCTGGGTTCGGAGACCGACCTCACTGCGATGCAGGCCCTCGCCGCCCAGGCGACCATGGCCACCGAGCGGTTTGCCGCCGCGTCGGTGCGCAAGGACACCCGCATGGCCCTGGTGTCGAGCCTCGCCGCACAGCTCAAGGGTGCCGAGCCCGGATCAGACCGTCAGGTGGCGCTGGCCAATGGTCTCATCGACGCTGCCGGTCCCGAGGCTGTCGAGGTGTTGCAGGGCTGGCTGGCTGACGAGGAGGTGCCCGAAGGGCTCACCGTGGACCAAGGTGTGCGCTGGCGTGTCCTCATCGCGCTGGCCCGCCTCGGTGCGGCCGACGAGGCCCTCATCGCTGCCGAGCAGCAGCGTGATGGCACCAGTGCGGGAGCCGAGGAGGCCGCCTCGGCTCGTTCGGCCGCTGCGGACGCCGACCTCAAGGCCGCCGCGTGGCACCTCGCCACCGAGGACCCGACGGTGCCCAACGAGACCTACCGGCACATCACTCGCAGCTTCATCCAACCTGGCCAAGAGGACCTGCTGGAGCCCTACGCCGCCAAGTACCTGCAACTGTGTGAGCAGATCAGCACCGGGCAGGGGCAGTGGGCCAACGCCGGTCACGCCCAGGTGCAGAATGCGCTGACCTTCCTCTTCCCGGCGACGCTGGCCGACCGGGCCTGGCTGGACGGGCTGTACTCATGGATGCGTGATGCCGAGCTGAACAGCACGGTGCTGCGCGTGCTGCTGGAACGGGCCGACATGGCAGAGCGTGCCCTGCACTGCCAGAACGCCAGCGGCGCACGCGGCTGACGCCTGGCCGGTCCGGCTGCTCCGTGCTGGCCAACTGCACAGCACCACCGACCAGCTCGCAGCATCCACCATCGAACCCATGAGGAGTCACATGTCCACCCCGACCTCGTCGCGTGCCAGCCAGATCGGCATCACCCCCGAGCCAGGAGAACGTCCTGGCCCCACGGGCACCGACGCCGAGCCGTGGTGGCGTTCGGCCGTCGTCTACCAGATCTACCCGCGTAGTTTCTTCGACGCCGATGGTGACGGCACCGGTGATCTGCGCGGCATCACCAGTCATCTGGACCACGTCGTGAGCCTCGGAGCAGATGCCATCTGGATCAGCCCGTGGTACCCCTCCCCCATGGTCGACGGTGGCTACGATGTCGCGGACTACTGCGACATCCACCCCGACTTCGGCACCCTGGACGATGCCGACACCCTCATCAGCACTGCGCACGCCAAGGGACTGCGGGTGCTCATCGACCTGG from Cutibacterium granulosum includes:
- the ligA gene encoding NAD-dependent DNA ligase LigA, encoding MTKATGSGSTGPDGTEPDAAGLEHTDEQADLRHRWGQLVRQILDAQDAYYGSDAPTISDAAYDELMASLKSLEDDHPELRVPDSPTQRVGAPQRVTEFAPVQHLERLLSLDNVFNRDEMATWLSRTTEAADAPVRLLCELKIDGLAVDLVYRRGRLVSGATRGDGRVGEDVTANVRAIKAIPTRLRGVDVPDLLEVRGEVFFPVADFESLNAALVEQGRNPFANPRNAAAGSLRQKDSSVTATRPLSMIVHGLGAVEGLDVTSQAQMYEKLSAWGLPVSPYYQLVDTPDEVFDFIAHWGEHRHDASHQIDGVVVKIDEVATQKRLGATSRAPRWAIAYKYPPEEVNTRLLDIQVNVGRTGRVTPFGVMEPVTVAGSTVEMATLHNGFEVKRKGVLIGDTVVLRKAGDVIPEILGPVVELRDGTEREFVMPTHCPACGTELRYEKDGDKDLRCPNARSCPSQLRERVFALGSRQALDVESLGWEAAIALTNPEESRPAPDGHGAGDPARGSCSSAGDETVGAANDGAGASGDSTDGADSADRTGELPAPQTPLLASEAGLFDLTVDDLMDVKVWRQRKTKAGPGPWQLEPFFATRATATRPAAPNATARKLVAELDKAKSQPLWRVLVALSIRHMGPTAARSVAARFGSIDALARASVDELSEVDGVGPVLAASIVAWFEVDWHREIIERWRAAGVRMADDTDDTAPQTLEGLTVVVTGSLEGFTRDEAKEAIVSRGGKAAGSVSRKTDYVVVGENAGSKETKARELGRPILDESGFRHLLEHGPRAVPTIA
- the pepN gene encoding aminopeptidase N, translated to MNSLNITRDEAHRRSTIVTAHSYRVVVDLSGRDPRGEALADPTGTFVSSSTISFSSTGGQTHVDLVADGVYAVVLDGVPLDPAAHQGNRYPISVEAGEHCLTIIALCRYSHTGEGLHRFVDPADERVYLYSQFETADARRMFATFEQPDQKATFALQVIAPSHWVVVSNSPTPEPEDGPYDGMSRWSFAPTVPIATYLTALVAGEYHVDHGTITSTKGELGADILCRQSLKEHLDADRIRHITQRGFDVYESEFDYAYPFEKYDQSFVPEFNAGAMENAGCVTHRDEYLFRSRVTSAAHLNRDVTILHELAHMWFGDLVTMKWWDDLWLNESFAEWCSYHCRAVISAQDGGEDPWVSFANQRKTWGYTQDQLPTTHPIAADMVDLDAVEQNFDGITYAKGASTLKQLVAFVGQENFLAGVHEYFVAHEFGNTELADLLTKLHDASGRDLSDFTDTWLKTPGVNVMQADFDVDAQGNFTRFDVVQSASERFPVLRTHRMGIGIYSLRDGALVRTDGLEVDVHGERTPIAALVGHHRGDLVLLNDGDLTYAKVRLDDVSLATLEAHIDAITDPLARALCWASAWDMCRDGEMTAQDYVRLVTTGLGSETDLTAMQALAAQATMATERFAAASVRKDTRMALVSSLAAQLKGAEPGSDRQVALANGLIDAAGPEAVEVLQGWLADEEVPEGLTVDQGVRWRVLIALARLGAADEALIAAEQQRDGTSAGAEEAASARSAAADADLKAAAWHLATEDPTVPNETYRHITRSFIQPGQEDLLEPYAAKYLQLCEQISTGQGQWANAGHAQVQNALTFLFPATLADRAWLDGLYSWMRDAELNSTVLRVLLERADMAERALHCQNASGARG